The following proteins are co-located in the Haliotis asinina isolate JCU_RB_2024 chromosome 13, JCU_Hal_asi_v2, whole genome shotgun sequence genome:
- the LOC137259891 gene encoding calexcitin-2-like — translation MGGTLGLVKPELSQFQKNKLLHEFHTFFDLNKDGALEWRDFDLARQKICALSGWKIGTDKFMRTQELFVEIWRRLSDEADENNDGKVTEDEWLKMWEMFHKEGFKKNERKTDKEKREMDKVEAYDLPDWLKRYIEYKFNLYDRTGDGVIDVDEFEYVLGDFGVSCKDARACFLIFSMNHEKKINLEYFKELSSEYYRADDPGALGNFITGRLDFS, via the exons ATGGGCGGAACTCTGGGGTTGGTCAAGCCTGAGCTGAGTCAGTTCCAGAAAAACAAGCTCCTGCACGAGTTCCACACGTTTTTCG ATTTAAACAAAGACGGGGCTCTGGAGTGGAGGGACTTTGATCTGGCGCGACAG AAAATCTGCGCATTGAGCGGATGGAAGATCGGTACTGATAAGTTTATGCGCACACAAGAACTCTTCGTTGAAATATGGCGGCGGTTGTCAGACGAGGCAGACGAGAATAATGACGGCAAGGTCACAGAAGATGAATGG CTGAAGATGTGGGAGATGTTCCACAAAGAAGGCTTCAAGAAGAACGAGAGGAAGACCGACAAGGAGAAAAGGGAGATGGATAAAGTAGAGGCGTATGATCTACCCGACTGGCTGAAGCGATATATCGAGTACAAGTTTAACCTCTATGACAGGACGG GAGACGGTGTCATCGACGTGGATGAGTTTGAATACGTCCTCGGGGATTTCGGCGTGTCCTGTAAAGATGCCCGAGCTTGCTTCCTGATATTCTCCATG AATCACGAGAAGAAGATCAACCTGGAGTACTTCAAGGAGCTGTCGTCAGAGTACTACCGTGCAGACGACCCTGGTGCTCTGGGAAACTTCATTACCGGAAGACTGGATTTCTCCTGA